One stretch of Halobaculum marinum DNA includes these proteins:
- a CDS encoding sugar phosphate nucleotidyltransferase, with product MKAVLLAAGGGRRLGPLTERRPKPMIPVGNQPILETVLEAAVGVGVDEVVLVVGRRSDRIQTYFGDGDEWGVEIQYVVQDHQLGAAHALSQVESVVDGHFLTLHGDQLVEEALLERLLDRWEETAAPTIAAVRSDRPTEYGAVEIEDGTVRSVSRTPTDDPPFLVNGGAYVFDDRVFDVIHGMEETDDGDFGIATALQRLADGSGLAAVLHRGSWQDLTYPWDLLTTNATLVQEHEQPDATERPGVHDTAAVSGAVALDEGVSVGPNATLLPGTSLGRNVRVGANAVVSNCIVMAGARIGDGAVLHDTVVGEAATIGPNVTAEGGPADVEIDDRIHRDVGLGGVVADRATLRGNATVTSGTVVGCEVLADSGTVLQGRIASGETVRRA from the coding sequence ATGAAAGCGGTGCTGTTAGCGGCCGGCGGTGGCCGTCGCCTCGGCCCCTTGACTGAGCGACGACCGAAGCCGATGATCCCGGTCGGTAATCAGCCGATACTGGAGACCGTTCTGGAGGCAGCGGTCGGTGTGGGCGTCGACGAGGTCGTGCTCGTCGTCGGGCGCAGGAGCGATCGGATCCAGACGTACTTCGGCGACGGCGACGAGTGGGGTGTCGAGATACAGTACGTCGTTCAGGACCACCAACTGGGCGCGGCACACGCGCTCTCGCAGGTCGAGTCGGTCGTCGACGGCCACTTTCTCACCCTCCACGGCGACCAACTCGTCGAAGAGGCCCTGCTAGAGCGGCTCCTGGATCGGTGGGAAGAGACGGCGGCCCCGACGATAGCGGCCGTTCGGTCGGACAGACCGACGGAGTACGGTGCGGTCGAGATCGAGGACGGAACCGTCCGCAGCGTCTCCCGGACACCGACCGACGATCCGCCGTTCCTCGTCAACGGCGGTGCCTACGTCTTCGACGACCGCGTCTTCGACGTGATCCACGGGATGGAGGAGACGGACGACGGCGACTTCGGGATCGCGACGGCGCTCCAACGGCTGGCCGACGGCAGCGGTCTCGCTGCGGTGCTCCACCGCGGCTCGTGGCAGGACCTCACCTACCCGTGGGACCTGTTGACGACGAACGCCACGCTGGTCCAGGAGCACGAACAGCCCGATGCGACCGAGCGTCCCGGTGTGCACGACACCGCCGCGGTATCGGGGGCTGTCGCCCTCGACGAAGGGGTGTCCGTCGGACCGAACGCGACGCTGTTGCCCGGCACCTCGCTCGGCAGGAACGTCCGCGTCGGCGCGAACGCGGTCGTCTCGAACTGTATCGTGATGGCCGGCGCCCGCATCGGCGACGGGGCAGTCCTCCACGACACCGTCGTCGGAGAGGCGGCCACGATCGGACCGAACGTCACCGCCGAGGGCGGCCCGGCGGACGTCGAGATCGACGACCGGATCCATCGCGACGTCGGTCTGGGCGGAGTCGTCGCCGACCGGGCGACGCTCCGGGGGAACGCGACGGTGACATCGGGGACCGTCGTCGGCTGTGAGGTCCTGGCGGACAGCGGCACCGTCCTGCAGGGACGGATCGCGTCCGGGGAAACAGTGCGGAGGGCTTGA
- a CDS encoding PQQ-dependent sugar dehydrogenase, producing the protein MNKPPRNDDSFSRRHLLRTAGAVGLAGALAGCAFGGSQQTDEPEPTATATDTATATTSPGNGGGAPPEPYFEQGATVGVKEVATGLSSPSALVTADEDLDRRFIVDQTGSIYIHDADGLQSTPFLDLSDRLVALGEGLPNWIAYDERGLLGLAFHPEFSENGLFYVRYSAPSESDQIDHHEILSEFSVADDGTTADPDSERILLDMPWERPIHQSGTIEFGPDGYLYGSLGDGLNPYNAQDLDNLMGSIIRIDVDSRTGTRPYGIPAGNPLVGEEGMDELYAWGLRNPWKMAFSGDRLIAGDVGQATWEEVNVIEGGANYGWPLKEGTHCHDPQLGTSSEEQCVVESERGEPLVDPVLEFPHFDEEGYAVGFAVIGGHIHTGDVRAVEGDYLFGAFTSSFTTAAGRLLAAKPQESGTWSVEELQVEGGLDIQVLSFGQDGDDSYVLGTRAALAEDPLNQTEGVVYRLTR; encoded by the coding sequence ATGAACAAACCGCCACGGAACGACGACTCTTTCTCTCGACGACACCTCCTCCGAACAGCCGGCGCCGTCGGGCTGGCCGGAGCCCTCGCGGGGTGCGCGTTCGGCGGGAGCCAGCAGACCGATGAACCCGAACCGACTGCCACCGCCACCGATACCGCGACCGCCACAACGTCCCCCGGCAACGGAGGCGGAGCACCCCCGGAACCGTACTTCGAACAGGGGGCGACCGTCGGAGTCAAGGAGGTCGCCACTGGCCTCTCCTCCCCGAGCGCGCTCGTGACCGCCGACGAAGACCTCGACCGCAGGTTCATCGTCGATCAGACCGGATCGATCTACATCCACGACGCCGACGGGCTGCAGTCGACGCCGTTTCTGGATCTCAGCGACCGTCTCGTCGCATTGGGTGAGGGACTCCCCAACTGGATCGCCTACGACGAGCGTGGCCTGCTCGGACTGGCGTTCCACCCCGAATTCTCGGAGAACGGGCTGTTCTACGTCCGTTACAGCGCGCCTTCGGAGAGCGACCAAATCGATCACCACGAGATCCTCTCGGAGTTCAGCGTCGCGGACGACGGCACGACTGCCGACCCCGACAGCGAGCGCATCCTCCTCGATATGCCGTGGGAGCGACCGATCCACCAGTCCGGGACCATCGAGTTCGGGCCGGACGGTTACCTCTACGGCTCGTTGGGTGACGGGCTGAACCCGTACAACGCACAGGATCTCGACAACCTGATGGGGAGTATCATCCGGATCGATGTCGACAGTCGAACCGGCACCCGTCCGTACGGGATCCCGGCGGGCAACCCGCTGGTCGGCGAGGAGGGCATGGACGAACTGTACGCGTGGGGGCTTCGGAACCCGTGGAAGATGGCCTTCAGCGGTGACCGACTCATCGCCGGCGACGTGGGGCAGGCGACGTGGGAGGAGGTCAACGTCATCGAAGGTGGCGCCAACTACGGGTGGCCGCTCAAGGAAGGAACCCACTGCCACGACCCGCAACTGGGAACCAGCTCCGAGGAGCAGTGTGTCGTCGAATCGGAGCGTGGCGAGCCGCTTGTCGACCCGGTCCTGGAGTTCCCGCACTTCGACGAAGAGGGCTACGCCGTCGGGTTCGCAGTCATCGGGGGGCACATCCACACGGGAGACGTCAGGGCCGTCGAAGGGGACTATCTGTTCGGCGCGTTCACCAGTTCGTTCACGACGGCCGCCGGCCGGCTCCTCGCCGCGAAGCCGCAGGAGTCGGGGACGTGGTCGGTCGAGGAACTCCAAGTCGAGGGTGGTCTCGACATCCAGGTGCTCTCGTTCGGACAGGACGGCGACGATTCGTACGTGCTCGGGACGCGGGCCGCACTCGCGGAGGATCCGCTCAACCAGACAGAGGGCGTCGTCTACCGGCTGACGAGATAG
- a CDS encoding NAD-dependent epimerase/dehydratase family protein — translation MTVLVTGSTGFIGLNLLHSLDRDAVAMVRPSSSTSRLPPGVDTVEADLSDPDSLAAALEGVDSVVHLAAAVYDEPRMAGTNATGTERLVDAAAAAGVERFVFASTIGAHPEVPADADSAYQRSKVASEELLFGHEHPFEVSAIYPTYIFGQRDYRLTRYDHVRPIATNRVLVPPLYTADTYNIVHVDDVVATIDRCLDGTTGRQLVTGPNLTNKQVLKTIARHTPGNCTVVNVPYGVIRWGVKPAMDVLHRVGVSPVPGEGFLERGDYGTVREDLTERAPVRQRSWQTAIRDTVEWYDSVGLL, via the coding sequence ATGACGGTGCTCGTGACTGGTTCGACGGGGTTCATCGGCCTGAACCTGCTTCACTCGCTGGACCGCGATGCGGTGGCGATGGTTCGTCCGTCGTCCTCGACGAGTAGACTCCCTCCCGGCGTCGACACCGTCGAGGCAGACCTCTCGGACCCCGATTCGCTGGCGGCAGCGCTGGAGGGTGTCGACAGCGTCGTCCACCTCGCGGCGGCCGTCTACGACGAGCCACGAATGGCCGGGACCAACGCCACCGGCACCGAGCGGCTGGTCGACGCAGCGGCCGCCGCCGGCGTCGAGCGGTTCGTCTTCGCCAGTACGATCGGTGCCCATCCCGAGGTACCGGCCGACGCGGACTCAGCGTATCAGCGATCGAAAGTCGCGTCTGAGGAACTGCTGTTCGGGCACGAGCACCCCTTCGAGGTGTCGGCGATATATCCGACGTACATCTTCGGCCAGCGGGACTACCGGTTGACGCGGTACGACCACGTCCGGCCGATCGCGACCAACCGCGTCTTGGTCCCGCCGCTGTACACGGCCGACACGTACAATATCGTCCACGTGGACGACGTCGTCGCCACGATCGACCGGTGTCTGGACGGGACGACCGGCCGCCAGCTCGTCACCGGGCCGAACCTCACAAACAAGCAGGTGTTGAAAACGATCGCGCGGCACACGCCCGGCAACTGTACCGTGGTGAACGTTCCATACGGGGTGATCCGTTGGGGAGTCAAGCCGGCGATGGACGTACTCCATCGGGTGGGCGTCTCACCCGTGCCCGGCGAGGGCTTTCTCGAGCGGGGCGACTACGGCACCGTCCGCGAGGACCTGACCGAGCGGGCACCGGTCCGCCAACGCTCGTGGCAAACGGCGATCCGGGACACTGTCGAGTGGTACGATTCGGTGGGGCTGCTGTAG
- a CDS encoding Gfo/Idh/MocA family protein, translated as MSKLTVGVVGAGWMATDYHIPAFTSHPNTRVVAFAERDEARRQTVESEQSLPGYGDVASMLSAHDLDVVSICTPPSTHEEIFLAAVDAGCHVLCEKPLALSVESAQRMADAADAAGVVTQVGYLHRYYRNYERALKLLSNELIGDVVEVTVAHHSAPPSVGWYYNPGLSGGGVARDLFPHTLDVLFDVFDAAPEVTDATVRYLGDRAVEDAASVSLDFDGTPVDLSATWTQTDGVSRVLFIGTEGWLELDAETLQGDVHGRPFEFRHGDLPLVDIGVATLFPASDEDAHTARIHDFADHAASGDRDTAAPTSRGVDVARVIDSVYDRCDVDWAVER; from the coding sequence GGGTGGTCGCCTTCGCCGAACGCGACGAGGCGCGCCGACAGACCGTCGAGAGCGAGCAGTCCCTCCCGGGGTACGGCGACGTCGCGTCGATGCTGTCGGCCCACGACCTCGACGTCGTCAGCATCTGCACCCCGCCGAGCACCCACGAGGAAATATTTCTCGCTGCCGTCGACGCCGGCTGTCACGTCCTCTGTGAGAAGCCGCTGGCGTTGAGCGTCGAGAGCGCCCAGCGGATGGCCGATGCCGCCGATGCTGCCGGTGTCGTCACACAGGTCGGGTATCTCCATCGCTACTATCGGAACTACGAGCGGGCACTGAAGCTCCTCTCGAACGAGTTGATCGGCGACGTCGTCGAGGTGACCGTCGCCCACCACTCGGCACCACCCTCCGTCGGCTGGTACTACAATCCCGGTCTCTCCGGTGGTGGTGTCGCCCGTGACCTGTTCCCCCACACGTTGGACGTCCTCTTCGACGTGTTCGACGCCGCACCCGAGGTGACCGACGCGACCGTCCGCTATCTCGGTGATCGGGCGGTCGAGGACGCCGCCAGCGTGTCGCTCGACTTCGACGGGACCCCGGTGGACCTGTCGGCGACGTGGACACAGACGGACGGCGTGAGTCGCGTGCTCTTCATCGGCACCGAGGGGTGGCTGGAGTTGGATGCCGAGACCCTCCAAGGTGACGTCCACGGCCGACCGTTCGAGTTCCGGCACGGCGACCTCCCGCTGGTGGATATCGGCGTCGCGACGCTGTTCCCGGCGAGCGACGAGGACGCCCACACCGCACGCATCCACGACTTCGCGGACCACGCCGCGTCGGGCGACCGAGACACCGCAGCCCCCACCAGTCGCGGCGTCGACGTCGCGAGGGTCATCGACTCGGTGTACGATCGGTGTGACGTCGACTGGGCGGTGGAACGATGA